In one window of Paraflavitalea soli DNA:
- a CDS encoding inositol oxygenase family protein: MTPVNKLTEAEINPLQSLDEWEDDVLERYPDPESIATSKKTDEYRNYETPVRDTVREFYRLNHTYQTYEFVQEKRANYLKFDKKEMPVWDAFQFLNQLVDDSDPDTDLDQFQHLLQTSEAIRADGHPDWMVMVGLMHDMGKVLCLFGEPQWAVVGDTFPVGCGYSNKVVFPEFFANNPDYSDSRYNTKLGVYKEGCGLRNVDMSWGHDEYVYQMMKDYLPEPALYMLRYHSFYAWHREGEYSYLLDDHDREMLKWVKLFNPYDLYSKNPTPPDWNKLRPYYQELANKYLPERLKF, encoded by the coding sequence ATGACACCAGTCAACAAATTGACAGAAGCTGAAATAAATCCACTGCAGAGTCTCGACGAGTGGGAAGACGATGTATTGGAACGTTATCCCGATCCGGAATCCATTGCTACGTCCAAAAAAACAGATGAATACAGGAACTATGAAACACCGGTACGCGACACCGTACGGGAGTTTTACAGGCTCAACCATACTTATCAGACCTACGAATTTGTACAGGAAAAGAGAGCCAATTACCTAAAGTTTGATAAAAAGGAAATGCCCGTATGGGATGCTTTCCAGTTCCTCAATCAACTGGTAGATGATTCTGATCCTGATACCGACCTCGACCAGTTTCAGCACCTGCTGCAAACCTCCGAAGCCATCCGTGCCGATGGTCATCCGGACTGGATGGTGATGGTAGGCCTTATGCATGATATGGGTAAAGTGCTTTGCCTCTTTGGTGAGCCCCAATGGGCCGTAGTAGGTGATACTTTCCCCGTGGGTTGCGGCTATTCCAACAAAGTCGTGTTCCCCGAATTTTTTGCCAACAATCCCGATTATTCCGATAGCCGGTACAATACCAAACTGGGGGTGTACAAAGAGGGCTGTGGTCTGCGCAATGTAGATATGTCCTGGGGGCATGATGAGTATGTATACCAGATGATGAAAGATTATTTGCCCGAGCCAGCATTGTACATGCTGCGTTACCACTCTTTCTATGCCTGGCACCGGGAAGGGGAGTACAGCTACCTGCTGGATGACCACGACCGGGAAATGCTGAAGTGGGTGAAACTGTTCAACCCATACGATCTCTATTCTAAGAATCCAACACCGCCCGACTGGAATAAACTGCGCCCTTATTACCAGGAACTGGCGAATAAATATTTACCCGAAAGGTTAAAGTTTTAA
- a CDS encoding T9SS type B sorting domain-containing protein, giving the protein MLKFSTICNDILFLRVNKPMQWRVVVLSLILLLSNRLLAQNCTTLGQSPSTAFPVCGSTAFSQTNVPICESHTINVPGCGTGGYSDKNPFWYRFTCFTSGSLAFLITPNDLGDDYDWMLYDITGKDPNEVFTNNSLVVTGNWAGTYGLTGASASGVNNIQCGSDPADNKPTFAKSPNIIEGHTYLLLISHFTDSQSGYKLSFGGGTAVITDPKLPALQSATAACGGTVLRVKLNKKMKCGSLAADGSDWSLAPAAGNVIAAVGIGCNAGFDMDSVVLTVDRIIAPGNYDIIMKMGNEGNTLRDICDREIPVGEKVPVTVYPIVPTPMDSIKPIACEPAELQLVFKNNMRCNSIAADGSDFVINGLPVGIKGASGTCTNGLSTIIKIQLTGPIQTAGTWTLQLRRGSDGNTLIDECGMETPAGSTLNFVSYDTVNADFTYNILWGCKKDTVECFHPGANNVQQWSWNFDNVGSSTQQNPVFVFPTFGSKRIRLAVNNGVCSDSTEAIVLLDNAMDARFGYPEFLCPEDPAVFTDSSIGKLIAWNWTFGNGNTSTQQKPGEQRYARPLARTKLYPVRLIVENDKHCLDTAVHQIEVVTSCYITVPNGFSPNGDGNNDFLYPLNAFKATQLEFKVYNRYGQIVFETKDWKKRWDGTFNGQKQPSGTYVWTLSFIHSDTKEKVFQKGATTLIR; this is encoded by the coding sequence ATGTTGAAATTTTCTACTATTTGCAACGATATCCTGTTTTTGCGGGTCAATAAGCCTATGCAATGGAGAGTTGTTGTATTGTCACTGATCTTATTGTTATCCAACCGCTTATTAGCCCAAAACTGCACCACCCTGGGGCAAAGCCCATCTACGGCTTTTCCCGTTTGCGGGTCCACTGCATTCAGCCAGACCAATGTACCTATTTGCGAATCACACACCATCAATGTACCGGGCTGCGGTACGGGTGGCTATTCCGATAAAAACCCCTTTTGGTATCGCTTCACCTGCTTTACTTCCGGTTCCCTTGCCTTCCTGATCACCCCCAACGACCTGGGTGATGATTATGACTGGATGCTCTATGATATTACCGGCAAGGACCCCAATGAGGTCTTTACCAATAACAGCCTGGTGGTGACGGGCAACTGGGCGGGTACCTATGGTCTTACCGGGGCTTCCGCCAGCGGTGTCAACAATATTCAATGCGGTTCCGATCCCGCCGATAATAAACCCACTTTTGCCAAATCGCCCAATATTATTGAAGGACATACCTACCTGCTGCTGATCAGCCATTTTACGGATTCTCAAAGCGGGTACAAATTGTCTTTTGGCGGTGGGACAGCTGTGATCACCGATCCCAAATTACCCGCCCTGCAAAGCGCTACAGCTGCTTGTGGCGGAACGGTGCTGCGGGTAAAACTGAACAAGAAAATGAAATGCGGCAGTCTGGCCGCTGATGGAAGTGATTGGTCGCTGGCGCCTGCAGCAGGCAATGTGATAGCAGCCGTGGGGATCGGATGTAATGCCGGTTTTGATATGGATAGTGTAGTGCTCACCGTGGACCGTATCATTGCACCCGGTAACTATGATATTATAATGAAAATGGGCAATGAAGGCAATACGCTAAGAGATATTTGTGACCGGGAAATACCGGTGGGAGAAAAAGTGCCTGTAACGGTATACCCCATTGTGCCAACACCCATGGACAGTATCAAGCCCATAGCCTGCGAGCCTGCAGAGCTGCAACTGGTTTTTAAGAATAATATGCGCTGTAATTCTATTGCTGCCGATGGCAGCGATTTTGTCATCAATGGCCTGCCGGTAGGCATAAAAGGTGCATCCGGTACCTGTACCAATGGCCTCTCTACGATTATCAAAATACAGCTCACCGGTCCCATACAAACTGCCGGTACCTGGACGCTCCAACTCAGACGTGGCAGTGATGGCAATACCCTTATTGATGAATGCGGTATGGAAACGCCTGCAGGGTCAACCCTGAACTTTGTGAGTTACGATACTGTGAATGCTGATTTTACCTACAATATATTATGGGGCTGTAAAAAAGATACCGTTGAGTGCTTCCATCCCGGCGCCAATAATGTGCAGCAGTGGTCGTGGAACTTTGATAATGTGGGCAGCAGCACCCAGCAAAATCCTGTATTTGTTTTCCCCACTTTCGGCAGCAAAAGGATACGGCTTGCCGTCAATAATGGCGTTTGTTCCGATAGTACAGAAGCCATTGTATTACTGGATAATGCGATGGATGCCAGGTTTGGTTATCCTGAATTCCTGTGCCCTGAAGATCCTGCTGTTTTTACCGATAGCAGCATTGGTAAGCTGATTGCGTGGAACTGGACGTTTGGCAATGGTAATACCAGCACCCAGCAAAAGCCCGGCGAGCAGCGTTATGCCCGTCCGTTGGCCAGAACAAAATTGTATCCCGTGCGCCTGATCGTTGAGAACGATAAGCACTGCCTGGATACCGCCGTCCACCAGATAGAAGTTGTTACATCCTGTTATATCACTGTTCCCAATGGTTTTAGTCCCAATGGCGATGGCAACAACGATTTCCTGTATCCCCTCAATGCATTCAAGGCAACCCAACTTGAATTCAAGGTATATAACCGGTATGGACAAATTGTTTTTGAAACAAAGGATTGGAAGAAAAGGTGGGATGGTACTTTCAACGGACAAAAGCAACCATCCGGCACCTATGTATGGACACTGAGTTTCATTCATAGCGATACCAAAGAAAAGGTCTTCCAGAAAGGTGCTACTACACTAATACGGTAG
- a CDS encoding DUF6934 family protein, whose product MKYEKYTDLIIANNNLVYEFTSIGPKGAISKIVQFTLTEDEAIVNLAFGNKKEDGSIDDLARNDNKDMNKILATVVSILKIFFEAYPDKWIFFAGSTPERTRLYRMAITLNYEELIVEYEIVEVLSEGGDFLDVIFEKGRDYVAFLVRKKLIFVI is encoded by the coding sequence ATGAAGTACGAAAAGTATACGGATTTAATAATTGCCAATAATAACCTGGTGTATGAATTCACCAGCATTGGTCCTAAGGGGGCAATTTCTAAAATAGTTCAATTTACACTTACAGAAGATGAAGCAATCGTAAACTTGGCATTTGGAAATAAGAAAGAAGATGGTAGTATAGATGATTTGGCAAGGAATGATAATAAAGATATGAATAAAATATTGGCTACCGTAGTCTCTATACTTAAGATCTTCTTTGAAGCATACCCGGATAAATGGATATTTTTTGCAGGTAGTACGCCTGAAAGAACAAGACTTTACCGGATGGCTATAACTTTAAATTACGAGGAGTTAATAGTTGAATATGAGATAGTTGAAGTTTTGAGCGAAGGAGGTGATTTTCTGGATGTTATCTTTGAAAAGGGACGGGATTATGTTGCTTTTTTAGTAAGAAAAAAACTTATCTTTGTAATATGA
- a CDS encoding helix-turn-helix transcriptional regulator, translating to MQVTVRDGQGIDFTLNDTFYTDHIHKPLVTEKREIFSFPFGDAELVRIAFSGVYIVYGDMQLHGTRKLHFEMLDHHDLVEMHFTLAGSGMMMDDLNGGQYHFKANEHNMHYMPNFMGIGDYVQHERYKFFEVHFTTEFFLQLAQSGSPGLRRFAEMIENGKVTQLSRENLPISFNMYQCIRDMMNCTCTGGLKLLFLQSKCIELLSLQAQMYEDALGKTSSHMVTGPHDKDRILYAREYLLQHIIAPPSLTELAKIAGINEFKLKQGFKQVFNNTVYGYLSDYKLDQARELLLQGNRAIKEVADDLGYSSVQHFSNAFRKKFGVTPGKVKW from the coding sequence ATGCAAGTCACCGTTAGAGATGGTCAGGGAATAGATTTCACCTTGAACGATACTTTTTACACCGATCACATTCACAAGCCCCTCGTCACTGAAAAACGGGAGATCTTCAGTTTCCCATTTGGGGATGCCGAATTAGTAAGAATTGCGTTTTCCGGCGTTTATATTGTTTATGGCGATATGCAGTTACATGGAACAAGGAAACTTCATTTTGAAATGCTGGATCACCATGACCTGGTAGAAATGCATTTCACCCTTGCCGGTAGTGGTATGATGATGGATGACCTGAATGGCGGGCAATACCATTTCAAGGCAAATGAACACAATATGCACTATATGCCCAATTTTATGGGAATAGGGGATTATGTGCAGCACGAACGCTACAAGTTTTTTGAAGTACACTTTACTACCGAATTTTTCCTGCAGCTGGCCCAATCAGGCAGTCCGGGTTTAAGGCGTTTTGCCGAGATGATAGAAAATGGCAAGGTCACCCAACTAAGCCGCGAGAATCTGCCCATTTCCTTTAATATGTACCAGTGCATCCGGGATATGATGAATTGTACCTGTACAGGTGGCCTTAAGCTGTTGTTCCTGCAATCCAAATGTATAGAACTGCTTTCCCTGCAGGCCCAGATGTATGAAGATGCCCTGGGTAAAACCTCCTCTCATATGGTTACCGGCCCCCATGACAAGGACCGCATCCTGTATGCCCGTGAATACCTGTTGCAGCATATTATTGCGCCGCCCTCCCTCACCGAACTGGCCAAAATTGCAGGTATTAATGAGTTCAAATTGAAGCAGGGTTTTAAGCAGGTGTTCAACAATACGGTATACGGTTACCTTAGTGATTACAAGCTCGATCAGGCGCGGGAATTATTATTGCAGGGAAATAGGGCCATCAAAGAAGTGGCCGACGATCTGGGCTACTCTTCCGTGCAGCACTTCAGCAATGCATTCCGGAAGAAGTTTGGCGTTACACCCGGCAAAGTGAAGTGGTAA
- a CDS encoding cupin domain-containing protein, which produces MTKRDLTLVAITVAVMCIPLAIVAHKNQQAEMTSSVFDWTTIPVKPTKTGESRAFFQAPTPTLDELECHVTTLHPGESPHAPHKHPDEELVIIKEGIVESLVNGVVKRVGPGSVIFQSSNQLHSIKNVGTTQATYHVIKWKTAKTPKTGN; this is translated from the coding sequence ATGACTAAAAGAGACCTTACCCTGGTAGCCATCACCGTGGCAGTGATGTGTATTCCCCTCGCCATTGTAGCCCATAAAAACCAACAAGCTGAAATGACCTCCTCTGTTTTCGATTGGACCACCATCCCGGTGAAACCTACCAAAACCGGAGAATCACGCGCCTTCTTCCAGGCCCCCACGCCAACGCTCGATGAACTGGAATGCCATGTTACTACCCTCCATCCCGGTGAGTCTCCCCATGCCCCACACAAACATCCCGATGAAGAGCTCGTCATCATCAAAGAAGGAATAGTGGAATCCCTGGTCAATGGGGTGGTGAAAAGAGTAGGGCCGGGTTCGGTGATCTTCCAATCATCCAATCAGCTGCACAGCATCAAAAATGTGGGGACCACCCAGGCCACTTATCATGTGATAAAATGGAAGACGGCCAAAACGCCGAAGACAGGCAACTAA
- a CDS encoding siderophore-interacting protein, with amino-acid sequence MPQLPKYLADIMLAVANPWLRHATVSHTTMLSDELKLVTFKGDFDHEHFLPGKIVQFRVDDTNFRHYTLASFNKQQGQCSVLFYLHGKGPGSHWATNLEPGMEVRFRAGQGKLKYNDQGRHHFFFGDETTIGLYNWYKTTALACSHEYFGILELQPQHEKALHSLKIMVDNVDAAMDAPAVNAINWMEDMHPDCWANWKGATFYLAGRALSVSRFRKYLLNKGVDASQIRTDAYWADGKKGL; translated from the coding sequence ATGCCTCAGCTCCCCAAATACCTGGCAGATATTATGCTCGCAGTAGCCAATCCCTGGCTGCGCCATGCAACGGTATCGCATACAACGATGCTTTCTGATGAACTAAAGCTCGTCACTTTCAAAGGAGACTTCGATCATGAACACTTTTTGCCGGGCAAGATTGTCCAATTCAGGGTAGATGATACCAATTTCCGACATTATACGCTGGCTTCTTTCAATAAGCAGCAGGGCCAGTGCTCCGTGCTTTTTTACCTGCATGGCAAAGGGCCTGGCAGCCATTGGGCCACCAACCTGGAACCTGGTATGGAAGTAAGGTTTCGTGCAGGTCAGGGTAAACTAAAGTACAATGACCAGGGCCGCCACCATTTCTTTTTCGGTGATGAAACAACGATCGGCCTGTACAACTGGTATAAGACGACGGCCCTGGCCTGCAGTCATGAATACTTCGGCATATTGGAGTTGCAACCTCAACATGAAAAAGCCCTCCATTCGCTAAAGATCATGGTCGATAATGTGGATGCAGCGATGGATGCGCCTGCTGTGAATGCGATCAACTGGATGGAAGATATGCACCCGGATTGCTGGGCCAACTGGAAAGGGGCCACATTCTACCTGGCGGGCAGGGCTTTGTCGGTAAGCCGGTTCCGGAAATACCTGTTGAACAAAGGTGTTGATGCCAGCCAGATACGCACAGATGCCTATTGGGCGGATGGGAAGAAGGGGTTGTGA
- a CDS encoding LacI family DNA-binding transcriptional regulator — MKMLAKELRLSVSTVSKVFTDSHEISEQTKEKVLALAKKLNYVPNPYASSLRKRQSKTIAVVLPEVADSFFSVAINGIESVAREKGYHVLIYLTHELLEREQAILTDFQSGRVDGVLISVSNETSTDQHITEMMQRGIPVVFFDRVCEETATTRITTNDRDSGYLAAQHLIEQGCKRIAYLTISESLSISRNRLTGCKQALAAHHLPFRDSDLVLCTDNEAENLAIIKALLEKKNGPDGIIASVEKLTAAVYLACKELKIAIPGKVKVISFSNQSTAPILNPSLTTITQPAFEMGKMAATVLFNSLRKTQAQLRSETIVVPSVLVTRESTGK, encoded by the coding sequence ATGAAAATGTTGGCTAAGGAATTAAGGCTTTCAGTGTCAACAGTCTCTAAGGTATTTACGGATAGCCATGAGATCAGTGAGCAAACCAAAGAGAAGGTGCTTGCCCTGGCCAAGAAGCTCAATTATGTGCCCAACCCTTATGCCAGCAGCCTGCGCAAAAGGCAAAGCAAGACCATTGCGGTGGTATTGCCGGAGGTGGCAGACAGCTTCTTTTCGGTGGCCATCAACGGCATCGAATCGGTGGCCCGGGAAAAGGGATACCATGTCCTTATTTACCTGACGCATGAACTGCTGGAGCGGGAACAGGCCATCCTCACGGATTTCCAGAGTGGCCGGGTAGATGGTGTATTGATCTCTGTATCGAATGAAACCTCCACCGACCAGCATATCACGGAAATGATGCAACGGGGCATACCGGTTGTTTTCTTTGATCGGGTATGTGAAGAAACGGCTACTACCCGCATTACCACCAATGACCGGGACAGTGGTTATCTGGCGGCTCAACACCTTATTGAGCAAGGCTGCAAGCGCATCGCCTACCTCACCATTTCAGAAAGCCTGTCCATCAGCAGGAACCGGCTTACAGGATGCAAGCAGGCACTGGCCGCCCATCACCTTCCCTTTCGCGACAGCGACCTGGTACTGTGCACAGATAATGAAGCAGAGAACCTCGCCATCATCAAAGCCCTGCTGGAAAAAAAGAACGGACCAGACGGGATCATAGCTTCTGTGGAAAAACTCACCGCAGCGGTATACCTCGCCTGTAAAGAACTAAAGATTGCCATACCCGGCAAAGTAAAAGTGATCAGTTTCTCCAATCAATCTACAGCTCCTATTTTAAATCCTTCACTCACTACTATTACCCAGCCCGCTTTTGAAATGGGCAAAATGGCCGCCACGGTGCTGTTCAACAGCCTGCGGAAAACACAGGCCCAATTGAGATCAGAAACCATCGTGGTACCCTCGGTGCTGGTAACCCGGGAATCGACGGGGAAATAA
- a CDS encoding outer membrane beta-barrel family protein, with amino-acid sequence MKKYFLPIIRAVMLLILPACAFSQTTRKLSGTVSDSSKPLALTTVRIFKKNNTIPLQTTLSTENGSFQLNKPDTGSYTLSFTHTGFVEMRVMVNVTMKEGDIQIDPVQLSKVTGLLKEVVVSAQRPMVEQSDDKIVFNVEDDPTNKTETAIDILRKTPFITVDGEDNIRVNGKSNFRVLLNGRETSMFARNVKEALRGFPGALISKIEVITTPSAKYDGEGIGGLINIITKKKVAGYNGSLNTFSRTSDKLNNFSINGNAKMGKVGLSLFFNTGFADPALQHNTNTTTPFTQNIYSKRTLDGDQYASSKWSFGNAELSWELDSLNTLSLYTNIDSWMNKTISDQTITTEFTAQPSTVSYYHLNNKINNPGVNVGSDYIRKFKKNKEREFSLRFLGEFGKNDAQLNSFQDNPGTDRYLVNNSYAINNQYTLQADNSIPIKKNGKLEGGVKAILRRASSDFKSLIKYNEGESYKTNFTNTDYFKYAQDVISLYSMYNLKLKKSSLRIGARVEYTNVNGDFTSSKTKVNNSYTTLLPNIQFTNRVSQVSTLVFTYTKRLQRPYIWDLNPFVYNNDSLNITFGNPDLGPQTAHALSAQLRLAKGNTFAGINIEGSYSNNKILQYSSFDPQTGITKTTSLNIGKEFQSSLNLNFSTKITPKWNLFVNGSLRYATVKNNSDASQSNNGFGCNFNLNTSYRFSEKFTISSYLGLWQEPQTIQTTYPFNTWHNVAFNYKVFKNKINISLRAVNYTEKTHDFKNITKDKNFYNTNITRQIRRGGVLALSWNFGKLSENVSKKKGVNNDDLLTKPASSSGGN; translated from the coding sequence ATGAAAAAGTATTTTCTTCCCATTATCCGGGCAGTTATGCTGCTCATTTTGCCCGCGTGTGCATTTTCACAAACTACCCGAAAATTGTCAGGTACAGTGTCAGATAGCAGCAAGCCGCTTGCTTTGACCACTGTACGCATCTTCAAAAAGAATAACACGATTCCCTTACAAACAACCTTATCAACAGAGAACGGCAGCTTTCAGCTCAACAAACCCGATACAGGAAGCTATACACTCTCCTTCACCCATACGGGGTTTGTCGAAATGCGGGTCATGGTCAATGTTACAATGAAGGAGGGGGATATACAGATCGACCCTGTTCAGCTATCAAAGGTCACAGGTCTGCTAAAGGAAGTAGTAGTTAGTGCACAAAGACCGATGGTGGAACAATCAGATGATAAGATCGTGTTTAATGTGGAAGATGATCCTACCAATAAAACAGAGACGGCCATTGACATCCTGCGTAAGACCCCATTTATAACAGTGGACGGAGAAGATAATATAAGGGTGAACGGGAAATCCAATTTCAGGGTATTGCTCAACGGCAGAGAAACCTCCATGTTTGCCAGGAACGTAAAAGAAGCGCTGCGGGGATTTCCCGGGGCATTGATCTCAAAGATAGAAGTGATCACCACCCCTTCGGCCAAATATGATGGGGAAGGCATCGGTGGACTGATCAATATCATAACCAAGAAAAAGGTGGCGGGGTATAATGGCTCCCTGAATACCTTCTCCAGGACCAGTGATAAGTTGAATAATTTCTCCATCAATGGCAATGCGAAGATGGGCAAGGTCGGCCTCAGCCTCTTCTTTAATACGGGGTTTGCTGATCCTGCCTTACAGCACAATACCAATACGACCACCCCATTCACCCAAAATATCTATAGCAAAAGAACACTGGATGGCGACCAATATGCCAGTTCAAAATGGAGTTTTGGCAATGCAGAACTAAGCTGGGAACTGGATAGCCTCAATACGCTCAGCCTGTATACCAATATAGACAGCTGGATGAACAAAACGATAAGTGATCAAACGATCACTACAGAATTTACGGCCCAGCCCTCTACGGTAAGTTATTATCACCTCAACAACAAGATCAATAACCCGGGCGTAAATGTGGGAAGCGATTATATCAGGAAGTTTAAAAAGAATAAAGAGCGGGAATTCAGCCTGCGTTTCCTGGGTGAGTTTGGAAAGAATGACGCCCAGCTCAACAGTTTCCAGGACAACCCTGGTACAGACCGGTACCTGGTCAATAACAGCTATGCTATTAATAATCAGTATACCCTCCAGGCGGATAATAGTATTCCCATAAAAAAGAACGGCAAACTGGAGGGAGGAGTAAAAGCCATCTTGCGCCGCGCCAGCTCCGACTTTAAAAGTCTTATCAAATACAATGAAGGGGAAAGTTATAAAACCAATTTCACCAACACGGACTATTTCAAATATGCCCAGGATGTGATCAGCCTGTACAGTATGTATAACCTGAAGCTGAAGAAGTCAAGTCTCCGCATTGGCGCCCGCGTGGAATACACCAATGTAAATGGCGATTTTACTTCCTCCAAAACGAAAGTAAACAACAGCTATACCACCCTGCTGCCCAATATACAATTCACCAACCGCGTGAGCCAGGTATCGACCCTGGTATTTACCTATACCAAGAGATTACAAAGGCCCTATATCTGGGACCTCAACCCGTTTGTATACAACAATGACTCGCTCAATATTACATTTGGCAACCCCGACCTGGGTCCTCAAACGGCGCACGCACTTTCTGCGCAACTACGGCTTGCCAAAGGAAATACATTTGCCGGTATCAATATAGAAGGAAGTTATAGTAACAATAAGATACTACAATACTCTTCCTTTGATCCGCAAACGGGTATTACCAAAACCACCAGCCTGAATATCGGGAAGGAATTTCAATCGAGCCTGAACCTGAATTTCAGTACGAAGATCACACCCAAATGGAACCTCTTTGTGAATGGCTCACTCCGTTACGCTACCGTAAAGAACAATTCCGATGCCTCACAATCCAATAACGGGTTTGGCTGCAATTTCAACCTCAATACGAGTTACCGTTTCTCTGAGAAGTTCACCATCAGCAGTTACCTGGGTTTGTGGCAGGAGCCACAGACGATCCAAACCACCTACCCCTTCAATACCTGGCACAATGTAGCTTTCAATTACAAAGTATTTAAGAATAAGATCAATATCTCTTTAAGAGCAGTGAACTATACGGAGAAAACACATGACTTCAAAAACATCACGAAAGACAAGAACTTCTACAACACAAATATCACCCGGCAGATCAGGCGTGGCGGCGTGCTGGCGCTGTCCTGGAACTTTGGCAAGCTCTCGGAAAACGTATCGAAAAAGAAAGGAGTGAACAATGATGACCTGCTTACGAAGCCTGCGTCATCTTCTGGCGGCAATTAG
- a CDS encoding sodium/sugar symporter: MNKLQTADYIVFLVYFVLVSLYGLYIYTKKKKATTDSKDFFLAEGSLTWWAIGASLIASNISAEHFIGMSGSGFALGLAISTYEWMAAATLIIVAIFFIPLYLKNRIYTMPQFLAQRYNDKVSTIMAVFWLLVYVFVNLTSIIYLGAIAITSITGIGFGWCIAGLSICSVIVTLGGMKVIGYTDVIQVLVLIAGGLITTYLALTLLSEKFGYGTNVLKGLSLLRQQADSHFHMIFKEDHPYYKDLPGLSVLIGGMWINNLSYWGCNQYITQRALGADLKTARNGILFAAFLKLLIPVIAVLPGIAMYVMHQHGMFQQEMVDATGAIKPDHAYPTLMNLLPAGLKGMAFAALTAAVVASLAGKTNSIATIFSLDIYKKFFHKDATEKQVVRTGRWAVIIAMLIAAVVAPALRSLDQAYQFIQEYVGFISPGVLAIFLLGLFWKKTTGAAALAGTLLTIPVSTLLKFLPSWTNGAFPDYPFLDRMTIVFVLIVAVMIAMSLAWPRKEGREQPVIIEKSMFKVSPAFMVGSVIILGILAALYTVFW; the protein is encoded by the coding sequence ATGAATAAATTACAAACTGCTGACTATATAGTCTTCCTGGTATACTTTGTCCTTGTGTCATTGTACGGGCTCTATATTTATACCAAAAAGAAAAAAGCTACTACCGACTCCAAAGACTTTTTCCTGGCCGAAGGCTCCCTTACCTGGTGGGCCATTGGCGCCTCCCTCATCGCTTCGAATATTTCTGCAGAACATTTTATTGGTATGTCCGGCTCGGGCTTTGCCCTGGGACTGGCCATTTCCACCTACGAATGGATGGCGGCGGCTACCCTGATCATTGTAGCCATTTTCTTTATACCCCTTTACCTGAAAAACAGGATCTATACCATGCCCCAGTTCCTGGCGCAGCGATACAATGATAAAGTGAGTACCATCATGGCTGTATTCTGGCTGCTGGTCTATGTATTTGTAAACCTTACTTCCATCATCTACCTGGGCGCTATCGCCATTACTTCCATTACCGGTATTGGTTTTGGCTGGTGTATAGCCGGGTTGAGCATTTGTTCCGTCATCGTTACCCTGGGTGGTATGAAAGTAATTGGCTATACCGATGTGATCCAGGTGCTGGTGCTCATTGCCGGTGGATTGATCACCACTTACCTGGCCCTTACCTTGCTGTCGGAGAAGTTTGGTTATGGCACCAACGTGTTGAAAGGACTTTCTTTATTGCGCCAGCAGGCCGATTCTCATTTCCATATGATCTTTAAAGAAGACCATCCTTATTATAAAGACCTGCCCGGTTTGTCTGTACTCATTGGTGGTATGTGGATCAACAACCTGAGTTACTGGGGATGCAATCAATACATCACCCAAAGGGCACTGGGCGCCGACCTGAAAACGGCCCGCAATGGGATACTGTTTGCCGCTTTCCTCAAATTACTGATACCCGTGATCGCCGTATTGCCGGGTATTGCCATGTATGTAATGCACCAGCACGGTATGTTCCAACAGGAAATGGTGGATGCTACCGGCGCTATAAAGCCCGACCATGCTTATCCCACTTTGATGAATTTATTGCCGGCTGGTTTAAAAGGTATGGCCTTTGCGGCACTTACTGCTGCGGTAGTGGCTTCCCTGGCGGGTAAGACCAATAGTATTGCTACCATCTTTTCATTGGATATTTATAAGAAGTTCTTCCACAAGGATGCTACCGAAAAGCAGGTGGTGCGTACCGGCCGCTGGGCCGTTATTATTGCGATGTTGATTGCTGCCGTAGTAGCGCCGGCCCTGCGTTCACTGGACCAGGCTTACCAGTTTATCCAGGAATATGTAGGGTTTATATCCCCGGGTGTATTGGCTATTTTCCTGCTGGGGCTGTTCTGGAAAAAGACAACCGGCGCCGCTGCATTGGCAGGCACCTTATTGACCATACCGGTATCTACCTTATTGAAATTCCTTCCCTCCTGGACCAATGGCGCTTTTCCGGATTATCCTTTCCTCGATCGTATGACCATCGTCTTTGTGCTCATTGTAGCCGTGATGATTGCCATGAGTCTTGCCTGGCCGCGTAAGGAGGGTAGGGAGCAACCCGTTATTATTGAAAAAAGCATGTTCAAAGTATCACCTGCCTTCATGGTAGGGTCGGTTATCATATTGGGTATTCTGGCTGCATTGTATACGGTGTTTTGGTAA